A stretch of Tachyglossus aculeatus isolate mTacAcu1 chromosome 3, mTacAcu1.pri, whole genome shotgun sequence DNA encodes these proteins:
- the CXCL12 gene encoding stromal cell-derived factor 1 isoform X1 codes for MDLKGLALLTLLLVTLSLSEGKPISLSYRCPCRFSESNVAKANIKQLKILNTPNCALQIVARLKNSRQVCIDPKLKWIQEYLEKALNKRFKM; via the exons ATGGATTTGAAAGGCCTGGCACTGCTGACCCTCTTGCTGGTCACCCTGTCCCTCTCCGAGG GTAAACCTATCAGCCTGAGTTACAGATGCCCCTGCCGATTCTCCGAGAGCAACGTTGCTAAAGCCAACATTAAACAACTCAAAATCCTGAACACTCCTAACTGTGCACTTCAGATTGT GGCCAGATTGAAGAACAGCCGACAAGTATGTATCGACCCTAAACTAAAGTGGATTCAGGAATACCTGGAGAAAGCTTTAAACAA